In Collimonas arenae, a single genomic region encodes these proteins:
- a CDS encoding FmdB family zinc ribbon protein — translation MPIYAYRCEACGFAKDVLQKMSDDPLTVCPSCSAAAFKKQVTAAGFQLKGTGWYVTDFRGGAGATVPSAGAAEAASPAGASVTAPATTAAPAATAAAPVASAAPVAASSSAGSNSGGTAAAS, via the coding sequence ATGCCGATTTATGCGTATCGCTGCGAAGCCTGTGGTTTTGCCAAAGATGTGTTGCAAAAGATGTCCGATGATCCGTTGACGGTCTGCCCGTCCTGCAGCGCAGCTGCGTTCAAGAAACAAGTGACTGCGGCTGGTTTCCAGCTCAAGGGCACCGGCTGGTACGTCACCGATTTCCGTGGCGGTGCAGGTGCGACGGTGCCGTCGGCAGGTGCGGCAGAAGCAGCGTCGCCGGCCGGAGCCAGCGTGACGGCGCCAGCTACCACAGCGGCTCCGGCTGCAACTGCAGCGGCCCCTGTCGCCAGTGCTGCCCCGGTAGCGGCAAGCAGCAGCGCCGGCAGTAATTCTGGCGGCACGGCAGCGGCATCATAA
- a CDS encoding ABC transporter permease: MNKPVSKSADRGRLARWLISGPPLFYLLLFFAIPSLIMVFASVRYAGDYGGLAPVFDEAGKLNLTLENFQRFTSDFIYTAIFLKSLMYAVITTCCCLLMAYPLALLIARSPKKYRDLLILLVILPFWSNFLIRVYAWMIILGPQSGLTQAVNYVLGLVGIEPVRLLFTAFSVIVGLVYVHLPFMVLPLYANLEKHDPALVDAAQDLGASAWQRFWRITFPLSLPGVYAGAALVFIPALGIFAVSDILGGTGSDMIGNVIKQQFLETRDWPFGSVLSIVLTVAALIAAGIAVLVARPRRETHG, from the coding sequence ATGAATAAGCCGGTATCCAAGTCAGCCGACCGTGGCCGCCTGGCGCGCTGGCTAATCAGCGGGCCGCCGCTGTTTTATTTGCTGCTGTTCTTCGCCATTCCCAGCCTGATCATGGTGTTTGCGTCGGTGCGTTATGCCGGTGACTACGGTGGCCTGGCACCGGTCTTCGATGAAGCTGGCAAGCTGAACCTGACGCTGGAGAATTTCCAGCGTTTCACTTCCGATTTCATTTACACGGCCATTTTCCTCAAGTCGCTGATGTATGCGGTGATCACAACTTGCTGTTGCCTGCTGATGGCTTATCCGCTGGCGCTGCTGATTGCGCGCAGCCCGAAAAAATACCGCGACTTGCTGATCCTGCTGGTGATCCTGCCGTTCTGGAGCAACTTCCTGATCCGTGTGTACGCCTGGATGATTATCCTGGGTCCGCAATCTGGCCTGACGCAAGCCGTCAACTACGTTCTGGGATTGGTTGGCATCGAGCCGGTGCGCTTGTTGTTTACGGCGTTTTCGGTGATTGTCGGCCTGGTCTACGTGCATTTGCCGTTCATGGTGTTGCCGCTTTACGCCAATCTGGAGAAGCACGATCCGGCGCTGGTCGATGCGGCCCAGGATCTGGGCGCATCGGCCTGGCAACGTTTCTGGCGCATCACTTTTCCCTTGTCCTTGCCAGGCGTGTACGCTGGCGCGGCGTTGGTATTCATTCCTGCGCTGGGGATTTTTGCGGTGTCCGATATTCTGGGCGGCACCGGCAGCGACATGATCGGTAATGTCATCAAGCAGCAATTCCTGGAAACCCGCGACTGGCCGTTTGGCAGCGTGCTGTCTATCGTCCTCACGGTGGCGGCGCTGATCGCCGCCGGCATTGCGGTGCTGGTGGCGCGGCCAAGGAGAGAAACCCATGGCTAA
- the clsB gene encoding cardiolipin synthase ClsB, with translation MRAVTFSADNHITLLHNGAAFFPALITAIDAAHTEIYLETYIFAADDTAMSVQQALARAARRGVAVRVITDWLGTGRLRSASLELEFHTSGIMYRAFNPWFQRGVARMHRKMCVVDRQVSFIGGLNIIDDMVSDDDLRLPLPAPRWDFAVSISGPLVASIHAELEAQWMRLGEMKLLARFQQFKRSRARVRGASHGPALAGLVLRDNLRNRRTIQRAYLQALGHARHSALLTSPYFAPGRKLRRGLEEAARRGVDVTLLLGVGHYRLQDAVSQSYYPKLMKAGVKIVEYSKTNLHAKVAVVDDNWATVGSSNFDGLSLLVNQEANVVIRDVDFSRALRRQIEVGIADGDAVAADAFDNQSWLARAWHGTAFFLYRMLMRIITIGNRE, from the coding sequence ATGCGCGCGGTAACTTTCAGCGCAGATAATCACATCACGTTATTGCATAACGGCGCCGCTTTTTTCCCGGCACTGATTACTGCGATTGATGCTGCGCATACGGAAATTTATCTGGAAACCTATATTTTCGCGGCTGACGACACGGCAATGTCGGTGCAGCAGGCGCTGGCGCGCGCGGCGCGGCGTGGCGTTGCAGTGAGGGTAATTACCGACTGGCTGGGTACGGGCCGCCTGCGTTCGGCGTCCCTGGAGCTGGAATTCCATACCAGCGGCATCATGTATCGCGCCTTTAATCCCTGGTTCCAGCGCGGCGTCGCCAGAATGCATCGCAAGATGTGCGTGGTGGACCGGCAGGTCAGTTTTATCGGCGGCTTGAATATCATCGACGACATGGTTTCCGATGACGACTTGCGCTTGCCATTGCCGGCGCCGCGCTGGGATTTCGCGGTGAGCATCAGCGGTCCGCTGGTGGCGTCAATCCATGCCGAACTGGAAGCGCAATGGATGCGTCTGGGCGAGATGAAGCTGCTGGCGCGTTTCCAGCAATTCAAGCGCAGCCGCGCACGCGTCCGCGGCGCATCACACGGCCCCGCACTGGCCGGCCTGGTATTGCGCGACAACTTGCGCAATCGCCGCACGATCCAGCGCGCTTATTTACAGGCGTTGGGACACGCCCGTCATAGCGCCTTGCTGACCAGTCCATATTTTGCGCCGGGCAGGAAACTGCGGCGCGGCCTGGAAGAAGCCGCGCGGCGCGGCGTCGACGTCACACTGTTGCTGGGAGTGGGGCATTATCGCCTGCAGGATGCAGTGAGCCAGTCGTATTATCCGAAGCTGATGAAGGCGGGCGTCAAGATCGTCGAGTACAGCAAAACCAACTTGCATGCCAAGGTTGCGGTGGTCGATGATAACTGGGCCACGGTCGGCTCCAGCAATTTCGACGGCTTGAGCCTGCTAGTGAATCAAGAGGCGAACGTGGTGATCAGGGATGTCGATTTTTCGCGTGCGTTGAGGCGTCAGATAGAAGTTGGCATCGCCGACGGCGATGCAGTCGCCGCAGATGCGTTTGATAACCAGTCATGGCTGGCTCGGGCCTGGCACGGCACGGCGTTTTTCCTGTATCGCATGCTGATGCGCATCATCACTATCGGTAACCGCGAATAA
- a CDS encoding ABC transporter permease: protein MAKLNAVRRPLGLWLVALFVYAFLYVPLIIVVVYSFNDSQLNAEWVGFTLDWYRKLFNDDEMLRAAGNSLMIALVASAVSTLLGTMAGFAMHRYKLKLLPLLVLTPIAIPEILVGVSLLIFFVMLNITLGLVSITLAHIAFCIGFVAIVVRSRLSGMDESLTEAARDCGATPMQAFRLVTLPLIMPGVVAGALMAFTLSIDDFVITFFTAGANASTLPLQIYSMIKIAVTPEVNAVSTLLMGLTLLLIIIASKLAPNALRSS from the coding sequence ATGGCTAAGCTGAATGCAGTACGGCGTCCGCTCGGTTTGTGGCTGGTGGCGCTGTTCGTCTATGCCTTTCTGTATGTTCCACTGATTATTGTGGTGGTGTATTCCTTCAACGATTCGCAGCTCAACGCCGAGTGGGTCGGCTTTACGCTGGACTGGTATCGCAAGCTCTTCAATGACGACGAAATGCTGCGCGCCGCAGGCAACTCGCTGATGATCGCGCTGGTGGCCAGCGCAGTCTCAACCTTGCTAGGCACCATGGCTGGTTTCGCCATGCACCGCTACAAGCTCAAATTGCTGCCGCTACTGGTGCTGACGCCGATTGCGATTCCGGAAATCCTGGTCGGCGTGTCCCTGTTGATTTTCTTCGTCATGCTCAATATCACGCTGGGCCTGGTGTCGATTACGCTGGCGCACATCGCCTTTTGTATCGGCTTTGTCGCTATCGTGGTACGTTCGCGCCTGTCCGGCATGGATGAAAGCCTGACCGAAGCGGCGCGCGATTGCGGCGCTACGCCGATGCAGGCATTCCGGCTGGTGACCTTGCCCCTGATCATGCCGGGTGTGGTGGCAGGGGCGCTGATGGCCTTCACCTTGTCGATCGACGACTTCGTGATTACCTTCTTTACTGCTGGCGCCAATGCCTCCACCTTGCCGCTGCAGATTTATTCGATGATCAAGATTGCCGTCACGCCCGAAGTGAATGCCGTCTCGACCTTGTTGATGGGACTGACGCTGCTGCTTATAATCATCGCGTCCAAGCTTGCTCCAAATGCTCTCCGTTCCTCCTAA
- a CDS encoding anti-sigma factor gives MNIQTNPSLVDKLAAEYVLGTLRGGARRRFESLLRRHDVLRIAVAEWQDRLHPMAEFAPAAQPSAAVWPAIEAKLGLSSKPQRKRPFWFELREDISFWRGLGMFSTTAAIILTSLLLTKQLQPLPAAVPTPASYIAMLSNDQAQPIAVVTGDAQNGQMTVKVVTAQTIAADKSLELWAVPKDGPPRSLGLLTANGSVTLALPANATPQSIPLLAVTLEPKGGSPNPNGPTGPIVFKGAWVQI, from the coding sequence ATGAATATCCAGACCAACCCGTCCCTGGTAGATAAGCTGGCGGCCGAATACGTATTGGGCACGCTGCGCGGCGGTGCGCGCCGCCGTTTCGAGAGTTTGCTGCGACGTCACGATGTATTGCGCATCGCGGTTGCCGAATGGCAGGACCGGCTGCATCCGATGGCGGAATTTGCGCCGGCAGCGCAGCCTTCTGCAGCCGTGTGGCCTGCAATCGAAGCCAAGCTAGGCTTATCGAGCAAGCCGCAACGCAAGCGTCCCTTCTGGTTTGAACTGCGTGAAGACATCAGTTTCTGGCGCGGGTTGGGCATGTTTTCGACTACTGCGGCCATTATCCTGACCTCGCTGCTGCTGACCAAGCAATTGCAACCATTGCCGGCCGCTGTGCCCACCCCTGCCTCATATATCGCAATGCTGAGCAACGATCAGGCGCAGCCGATTGCCGTCGTGACCGGCGATGCCCAAAACGGCCAGATGACCGTCAAGGTGGTGACGGCGCAGACGATTGCAGCCGACAAGAGCCTGGAATTATGGGCGGTGCCAAAAGACGGCCCGCCGCGTTCGCTGGGCTTGCTGACAGCAAACGGCAGTGTCACCCTGGCATTGCCGGCCAACGCTACGCCGCAGTCGATACCGCTTCTGGCGGTGACGCTGGAACCGAAGGGCGGATCGCCAAATCCTAACGGCCCGACAGGACCGATCGTCTTCAAGGGCGCCTGGGTTCAGATCTAG
- a CDS encoding ABC transporter substrate-binding protein: MKKLFTIVALLFASISAHAADELRLYNWNNYIAPETLERFEAFCKCKVVQTYYGDNEEMLAKLAAGAKGYDIIVPTGNALDALIKQQALLPLDKSQLPNLKNVNPAYLNTDFDKGNKYSVPYAYTVTLMGYNDQKMKELGIPVDSWAAIFDPKILAKIKGKVTVLDSANELMAAALKYLGYSANDTDEQHWQQAKDVIIKAKPYWAAFNGSSYIKELTVGNIWLVQGYSNDIFQADVDAQKAGRKFRIRHGMPKEGAVLALDSMVIHKAAPRPDLALKFINFMLDGKNAAELSNLIGSGNPNADAAKYIKPEIANNQAIFPDKAGFAKLEMLKDLNSKQRRAINRIWTEIRAR, from the coding sequence ATGAAAAAACTGTTTACCATCGTCGCCCTGTTGTTTGCCAGCATCTCGGCCCATGCCGCCGACGAACTGCGCTTATACAACTGGAATAATTACATCGCGCCGGAGACATTGGAGCGCTTCGAGGCTTTCTGCAAGTGCAAGGTGGTGCAGACTTACTACGGCGACAACGAGGAAATGCTGGCCAAGCTGGCCGCCGGCGCGAAGGGATATGACATCATCGTCCCGACAGGTAATGCGCTGGATGCCTTGATCAAGCAGCAGGCGCTGCTGCCGCTCGACAAGTCGCAATTGCCGAACCTGAAAAACGTCAATCCTGCCTACCTGAACACCGATTTCGACAAGGGCAACAAATATTCCGTGCCCTACGCTTACACCGTCACCTTGATGGGCTACAACGATCAGAAGATGAAAGAACTGGGGATTCCGGTGGATAGCTGGGCCGCGATCTTCGATCCGAAGATCTTGGCCAAGATCAAGGGCAAGGTAACCGTACTGGATTCCGCCAATGAATTGATGGCTGCCGCGCTGAAATACCTGGGCTATTCCGCCAACGATACCGACGAGCAGCACTGGCAACAGGCCAAGGATGTCATCATCAAGGCCAAGCCGTATTGGGCGGCATTCAATGGCAGCAGCTATATCAAGGAATTAACTGTTGGCAATATCTGGCTGGTGCAAGGTTATTCGAATGACATTTTCCAGGCCGATGTCGATGCCCAGAAAGCCGGCCGCAAGTTCCGTATCCGTCACGGCATGCCGAAAGAGGGAGCGGTGCTGGCATTGGACAGTATGGTGATCCACAAGGCGGCGCCGCGGCCCGATTTGGCGCTGAAATTTATCAATTTCATGCTGGACGGAAAAAATGCCGCCGAACTGAGCAATCTGATCGGTTCCGGCAATCCTAACGCCGATGCCGCCAAGTACATCAAGCCAGAGATCGCCAACAACCAGGCGATTTTTCCGGACAAAGCCGGCTTCGCCAAGCTGGAAATGCTGAAAGACTTGAACAGCAAACAACGGCGCGCCATCAACCGCATCTGGACCGAGATCCGCGCACGCTAG
- a CDS encoding endonuclease/exonuclease/phosphatase family protein, with the protein MKLRIATYNIHKGVSSLGSRPRVHALKQALAQMEADVFFLQEVQGRHDLLAARHAAHWPDQPQHDFLAGDSHHAAYGMNAVYDHGHHGNALLSRFEIASQSNQDVSDHAYEARGILHCVLKTPSVDIHCYVVHLGLFGGGRRRQTAALIEAVRSSSPPDAPLIIAGDFNDWGNRLSELLRVRLDVMEIFDEGIATGGVLRGVGSYLRQMMGRTPQLKPARTFPAAFPWLRLDRIYLRGFTVESAEVLHGAEWAKLSDHAPILATLKLR; encoded by the coding sequence ATGAAACTGCGTATCGCAACCTACAACATCCACAAAGGCGTTTCCTCGCTGGGAAGCCGGCCTCGCGTGCATGCGTTGAAGCAGGCGCTGGCGCAGATGGAGGCCGACGTCTTTTTCTTGCAGGAGGTGCAGGGCCGGCATGACTTGCTGGCGGCGCGTCATGCGGCGCATTGGCCGGACCAGCCGCAGCATGATTTTCTGGCCGGTGATTCGCATCACGCCGCCTATGGGATGAACGCTGTCTACGATCATGGCCATCACGGAAACGCCTTGCTGAGCCGTTTCGAAATCGCCTCGCAAAGCAATCAGGATGTGTCAGACCATGCCTATGAAGCACGCGGCATTTTGCATTGCGTGTTGAAAACGCCTTCCGTGGATATCCATTGCTACGTGGTGCACCTGGGTTTGTTCGGCGGTGGCCGGCGGCGTCAGACCGCAGCTCTGATCGAGGCAGTGCGCAGTTCATCGCCGCCGGATGCACCTTTAATCATTGCTGGCGATTTCAACGATTGGGGCAATCGCTTGAGCGAATTGTTGAGAGTACGCCTGGATGTCATGGAGATATTCGATGAGGGCATCGCCACCGGAGGCGTCTTGCGCGGCGTCGGTTCCTATCTGCGGCAAATGATGGGACGCACGCCGCAACTGAAGCCGGCGCGCACTTTCCCGGCGGCGTTCCCTTGGTTGCGTCTGGACCGTATTTACTTGCGCGGCTTTACGGTAGAATCGGCGGAAGTCCTACATGGCGCCGAATGGGCAAAATTGTCTGATCATGCGCCGATTCTGGCGACCCTGAAACTGCGCTAG
- a CDS encoding RNA polymerase sigma factor: MPSKDLQPEQLKIWLAAVTRKDAIAFRALYDATSWKLFGFALRILVKREWAEEILQESFVNIWNNADSYQASLAAPMTWMTTIVRNKAFDLLRRTDGAVEIDADTFDKEVMNAMESADPTPLEALQLTDDAKALAKCLGRLEGAHRQAIALSFYHDLSHSEVAEQMKLPIGTIKTWIRRGLERLKTCLGKLGSV; the protein is encoded by the coding sequence TTGCCATCCAAAGACTTGCAACCGGAACAACTGAAAATCTGGCTTGCTGCAGTCACGCGCAAGGACGCTATCGCTTTTCGCGCACTCTATGACGCAACCTCCTGGAAACTGTTTGGCTTCGCGCTACGTATACTAGTTAAGCGCGAGTGGGCGGAAGAGATTCTGCAGGAAAGTTTCGTCAACATCTGGAACAACGCCGATAGCTACCAGGCTAGCCTGGCGGCACCGATGACCTGGATGACCACCATCGTGCGCAACAAGGCATTCGATCTCCTGCGCCGCACGGATGGCGCCGTCGAGATCGATGCCGACACATTTGACAAGGAAGTCATGAACGCAATGGAAAGCGCCGACCCGACACCGTTGGAAGCGCTGCAACTCACTGATGATGCGAAGGCGCTGGCCAAATGCCTGGGACGCCTTGAGGGCGCGCATCGCCAAGCCATTGCCCTGTCTTTTTATCATGACCTGTCGCATAGCGAAGTGGCAGAACAAATGAAATTGCCGATTGGCACCATCAAGACATGGATACGGCGCGGGCTTGAGCGCCTCAAAACATGTCTCGGCAAACTTGGGAGCGTCTGA
- a CDS encoding ABC transporter ATP-binding protein, with translation MALLEIRNVSRRFGDFAAVDNISLSIEAGEFFTLLGPSGCGKTTLLRMIAGFDLPDSGQILLDGVDLVGSPPEHRPVCTVFQNYALFPHMTVAANIAFPLKMAKVPAEQIRTRVEEALEDVRLTGFAARFPHELSGGQRQRVAVARALVSRPKLLLLDEPLSALDAKLREQMQIELINLQKEVDITFVYVTHDQGEALALSHRIAVMNRGNVEQLDEPSRIYSYPRTRFVADFIGTCNLLDGAIASIDGAAMQLDVPGLGLVKSAVPANAAVGLKGTLALRPEKIHISAEISTDNAENHFKGFVKELLYLGDVTVYIVQTEGGTTIEALLANSAAGRAKFFEVGDMVDIAWQFDAGHFLYE, from the coding sequence ATGGCGCTGCTAGAAATCCGTAATGTCAGTCGTCGCTTTGGCGACTTTGCCGCCGTTGACAATATCAGCCTGTCAATTGAAGCTGGCGAATTCTTTACACTGCTTGGCCCGTCCGGCTGTGGCAAAACCACCTTGTTGCGGATGATTGCAGGCTTCGATCTGCCGGATTCGGGCCAGATCTTGCTAGACGGCGTCGATCTGGTGGGTAGTCCACCGGAACACAGGCCGGTCTGTACCGTATTCCAGAATTACGCGCTGTTTCCACACATGACGGTTGCGGCGAATATCGCCTTTCCCTTGAAGATGGCCAAAGTGCCGGCCGAACAGATCCGCACCCGGGTCGAAGAAGCACTGGAAGATGTGCGCCTGACCGGTTTTGCCGCGCGTTTTCCGCATGAGTTGTCAGGCGGTCAACGGCAGCGGGTTGCCGTCGCCCGTGCACTGGTCTCGCGTCCCAAACTGCTGTTGCTGGATGAACCGTTGTCGGCCCTGGACGCCAAATTGCGCGAGCAGATGCAGATTGAACTGATCAACCTGCAAAAGGAAGTCGATATCACTTTCGTCTACGTTACCCACGACCAGGGCGAAGCGCTGGCGTTGTCGCACCGCATCGCGGTCATGAACCGTGGCAATGTCGAGCAGTTGGACGAACCTTCGCGCATCTATAGCTACCCGCGCACCCGCTTTGTCGCCGATTTCATCGGCACCTGCAACCTGCTCGATGGTGCGATCGCCAGTATCGATGGCGCGGCGATGCAATTGGATGTGCCCGGCCTGGGTCTGGTGAAAAGTGCGGTGCCGGCAAATGCGGCGGTCGGCCTCAAAGGTACGTTGGCCCTGCGCCCGGAAAAAATCCACATCAGCGCCGAGATCAGCACCGATAACGCGGAAAATCATTTCAAGGGCTTCGTCAAAGAGCTGCTGTATCTCGGGGATGTGACGGTGTATATCGTGCAGACCGAAGGCGGCACCACGATCGAAGCCTTGCTGGCTAATTCGGCGGCAGGCCGCGCCAAGTTCTTCGAGGTTGGCGATATGGTCGATATTGCCTGGCAATTCGATGCAGGGCATTTCTTGTATGAATAA
- the aspS gene encoding aspartate--tRNA ligase yields MSMRTQYCGLTTEVLLGQTVSLCGWVHRRRDHGGVIFIDLRDREGLVQVVCDPDRAEVFKNAEAVRNEFCLRITGIVRLRPDGTGNSNLKSGKIEVLAHELEVLNPSITPPFQLDDDNLSETTRLTHRVLDLRRPQMQNNLRLRYKVTMEVRKFLDANGFIDIETPMLTKSTPEGARDYLVPSRVNAGHFFALPQSPQLFKQLLMVANFDRYYQITKCFRDEDLRADRQPEFTQIDCETSFMSEQEIRDMFEGMIRLVFKNALDIDLPNPFPVMDFATAMALYGSDKPDMRVKLAFTDLTAVMKDVDFKVFSGAANMENGRVVGLRVPGGAAMPRSEIDAYTQFVAIYGAKGLAYIKVNEKANGRDGLQSPIVKNLHDTALAQILEQTGAQDGDLIFFGADKAKVVNDAIGALRVKIGHSEFGKKVGLFDDTWRPLWVVDFPMFEYDEDSDRWNALHHPFTSPKDGHEDFIETDPGKAIAKAYDMVLNGWELGGGSIRIHRAEVQSKVFRALKIDAEEAQLKFGFLLDALQYGAPPHGGLAFGLDRIVTMMCGAESIRDVIAFPKTQRAQCLLTQAPSEVDEKQLKELHIRLRMPEAKVV; encoded by the coding sequence ATGTCCATGCGAACCCAATACTGCGGCCTCACTACTGAGGTACTTCTCGGCCAAACCGTTAGCCTGTGCGGCTGGGTGCATCGTCGTCGCGATCATGGCGGCGTCATCTTCATCGACCTGCGCGACCGTGAAGGCCTGGTGCAGGTCGTATGCGATCCGGATCGTGCCGAAGTATTCAAGAATGCAGAAGCGGTACGCAATGAGTTCTGCCTGCGCATCACCGGCATCGTACGCCTGCGCCCTGACGGCACCGGCAACAGCAACCTGAAATCCGGCAAGATCGAAGTGCTGGCGCATGAGCTCGAGGTACTGAATCCATCCATCACGCCACCGTTCCAGCTGGACGACGACAATCTGTCGGAAACCACTCGCCTGACGCATCGCGTGCTGGACCTGCGCCGTCCGCAAATGCAAAACAACCTGCGTTTGCGTTACAAGGTGACGATGGAAGTGCGTAAATTCCTCGATGCCAATGGCTTCATCGATATCGAAACGCCGATGCTGACCAAGTCGACCCCTGAAGGTGCGCGCGACTACCTGGTGCCGTCCCGCGTCAACGCCGGCCATTTCTTCGCGTTGCCACAATCGCCGCAATTGTTCAAGCAATTGCTGATGGTGGCCAACTTCGACCGTTACTACCAGATCACCAAATGCTTCCGCGACGAAGACTTGCGCGCTGACCGCCAGCCGGAATTCACGCAGATCGACTGCGAAACTTCCTTCATGTCGGAACAGGAAATCCGCGACATGTTCGAAGGCATGATCCGCCTGGTGTTCAAGAACGCACTGGATATCGACCTGCCTAACCCGTTCCCTGTGATGGACTTCGCAACTGCGATGGCGCTGTACGGTTCGGACAAGCCTGACATGCGGGTGAAGCTGGCGTTCACTGACCTGACAGCAGTTATGAAAGATGTCGACTTCAAGGTCTTCTCCGGTGCTGCGAACATGGAAAACGGTCGCGTGGTTGGTCTGCGCGTGCCGGGCGGCGCGGCGATGCCGCGTTCGGAAATCGACGCTTACACCCAATTTGTCGCCATCTATGGCGCCAAGGGCCTCGCTTACATCAAGGTCAACGAGAAGGCCAACGGCCGTGACGGTCTGCAATCGCCTATCGTCAAGAATCTGCACGATACTGCGTTGGCGCAAATCCTGGAGCAAACCGGCGCGCAAGACGGCGACCTGATTTTCTTCGGCGCCGACAAAGCCAAAGTCGTCAATGACGCCATCGGTGCGTTGCGCGTCAAGATCGGCCACAGCGAGTTCGGCAAGAAGGTCGGTCTGTTCGACGACACCTGGCGTCCATTGTGGGTGGTCGACTTCCCGATGTTCGAATACGACGAAGATAGCGATCGCTGGAATGCCTTGCATCATCCGTTCACGTCGCCAAAAGACGGTCACGAAGATTTCATCGAGACCGATCCGGGCAAGGCTATCGCGAAGGCCTACGACATGGTCTTGAACGGCTGGGAACTGGGTGGCGGTTCGATCCGTATTCATCGTGCAGAAGTGCAGAGCAAAGTGTTCCGCGCGTTGAAGATTGATGCCGAAGAAGCGCAACTCAAGTTCGGCTTCCTGCTCGATGCTCTGCAATACGGCGCGCCTCCGCATGGCGGTCTGGCGTTCGGCCTGGATCGTATCGTCACCATGATGTGCGGCGCCGAATCGATTCGCGACGTGATCGCCTTCCCGAAGACCCAGCGCGCGCAATGCCTGTTGACGCAAGCGCCGTCGGAAGTCGACGAAAAGCAATTGAAGGAATTGCATATCCGTTTGCGTATGCCGGAAGCGAAAGTAGTTTAA
- the nudB gene encoding dihydroneopterin triphosphate diphosphatase yields MYKIPESVLVVIYTEDLQVLLMERADKHDYWQSVTGSKDFPEEALAMTAMREVAEETGIIVADTGGIVPASNLNDWHVSNVYEIYPVWRHRYAPGVTKNTEHVFGLLVPRMTPITLAPREHLQCKWLPYREAADACFSPSNAEAILQLPHRVKL; encoded by the coding sequence ATGTATAAAATTCCTGAATCGGTATTGGTAGTCATTTATACGGAAGACCTTCAGGTCTTGTTGATGGAGCGAGCCGATAAGCACGACTACTGGCAATCGGTAACCGGTTCCAAGGATTTCCCGGAAGAAGCGCTGGCGATGACGGCCATGCGGGAAGTAGCGGAAGAAACCGGCATCATCGTTGCCGATACCGGTGGTATTGTGCCGGCATCGAATTTGAATGACTGGCATGTATCCAACGTCTACGAGATTTATCCGGTCTGGCGCCATCGTTATGCGCCGGGTGTTACAAAAAATACCGAGCATGTGTTTGGCTTGCTGGTGCCTCGAATGACCCCGATTACGCTGGCGCCGCGCGAACATCTGCAATGTAAGTGGCTGCCCTATCGCGAAGCCGCCGATGCGTGTTTTTCGCCTTCGAATGCCGAAGCTATCCTGCAACTGCCGCACCGCGTTAAACTGTAA
- a CDS encoding DUF502 domain-containing protein — protein sequence MRKYFITGLLVLVPLAITLWVLNLIIGTMDQSLLLLPEQWRPKVLLGLDIPGLGTILTLLVIFLTGLATRNFIGRQIVQVWEAVLTRIPVVSSIYSSVKQVSDTLFSSSGNAFRKALLVQYPRQGSWTIAFLTGVPGGDVKNHLVGDYVSVYVPTTPNPTSGFFLMIPREDTVELDMSVDEALKYIVSMGVVAPEQAGKKPAIDLPPVAGNKSGV from the coding sequence ATGCGTAAATATTTCATCACTGGTCTACTGGTTCTCGTACCCCTGGCAATCACGCTGTGGGTACTGAATCTGATCATCGGCACGATGGATCAATCGTTGCTGCTGTTGCCTGAGCAATGGCGGCCGAAGGTATTGCTGGGCCTTGATATACCCGGCCTCGGCACTATCCTGACCCTGCTGGTGATCTTCCTGACCGGCCTTGCGACGCGCAACTTCATCGGCCGCCAGATTGTCCAGGTATGGGAGGCGGTGCTGACGCGGATTCCCGTTGTCAGCTCGATCTATTCCAGCGTCAAGCAGGTGTCGGATACCTTGTTTTCGTCCTCCGGCAATGCTTTCCGCAAAGCCTTGCTGGTGCAGTATCCGCGCCAGGGATCGTGGACCATTGCGTTCCTGACCGGGGTCCCGGGCGGCGATGTCAAGAACCATCTGGTCGGCGATTACGTCAGCGTATATGTGCCTACTACGCCAAATCCTACTTCCGGTTTTTTCCTGATGATTCCGCGCGAAGACACTGTCGAACTCGACATGAGCGTCGATGAAGCGTTGAAGTATATTGTTTCAATGGGCGTGGTTGCGCCTGAGCAGGCCGGCAAGAAACCGGCCATCGACTTGCCGCCGGTAGCCGGAAACAAGTCTGGCGTATAG